A genomic window from Nematostella vectensis chromosome 9, jaNemVect1.1, whole genome shotgun sequence includes:
- the LOC5518149 gene encoding uncharacterized protein LOC5518149: MPERFFPERRDFLLGIVMLSCALLTLSAITFALYTTQELTDIKTRLYELEGSQTAAKEPGNKTEESKHAKRSLNQNLSSRVRSLPGGVAIHVVGDNTLKTMPQPHRHVDYRQVMGWRVMRSTGSIHFDANWGYITVYTPGYYFIYSQINYASGGLTSHVTLVNSKTVLRSITSSSKRNKPQTNYQGGVFLLSDGDRISIRIPFVHKRFNMNAAASYFGAFLVAANRQKYTLDAMEKASKRVALPCWVVVFVFGLMLASFALSIMATWQVVNLRAEASRLSNGLARLNSDEEDIAVERERLKRELVEVRRLERTLNQLVIKAKEAEGRVPRAAKQCRCRRGRRGPRGPQGPRGKRGAKGERGEPCKHQQNDAILREFSSQTNMSPSLAHIEGYGEEIKPKSGSKKFHHITNWKTSLITGKMRFIREGVLLVGTSGYYWVYSQMYYYDSMTRYMSHDVYINEESKLRSISAVPKGPFRKFNTNFNGGVFFLEAGDRISIRVPFSRYLFMYSNTSYFGAILLFPATSATTTTSNRPIRPTQSRQK, translated from the exons ATGCCGGAGCGCTTCTTCCCCGAGCGCCGCGACTTCCTACTAGGAATCGTGATGCTGTCCTGTGCTTTGCTCACTCTCTCAGCTATAACATTTGCATTGTACACTACACAAGAGTTAACAGACATCAAGACAAGACTGTACGAACTTGAGGGCAGTCAAACAGCCGCTAAAGAACCGGGGAATAAAACGGAGGAATCGAAACATGCGAAG AGAAGCCTCAATCAGAATCTATCCAGTCGTGTGAGATCTCTTCCG GGGGGCGTGGCAATACATGTGGTCGGCGACAACACCTTGAAAACCATGCCACAGCCGCACAGACATGTGG ATTATCGTCAGGTCATGGGTTGGAGGGTAATGCGCTCAACTGGCAGTATTCACTTTGACGCAAATTGGGGCTACATCACCGTCTACACTCCCGGCTATTACTTCATATACAGCCAGATAAACTACGCCAGCGGCGGACTGACAAGCCACGTGACATTGGTCAATAGTAAAACAGTACTACGAAGTATTACGAGCTCCAGCAAGCGGAACAAGCCGCAGACTAATTACCAGGGAGGCGTGTTTTTACTCAGCGACGGCGACAGGATCAGTATTCGCATACCCTTCGTACATAAAAGATTTAACATGAACGCCGCCGCAAGCTATTTCGGCGCATTCCTTGTCGCCGCT AATAGGCAGAAATACACACTAGACGCGATGGAAAAGGCTTCTAAGCGAGTTGCCTTGCCTTGTTGGGTAGTGGTGTTTGTGTTTGGCCTAATGCTAGCATCATTTGCGCTATCTATCATGGCGACCTGGCAAGTTGTCAATTTGAGAGCAGAAGCTTCTCGGTTGAGTAATGGACTAGCGCGACTCAATAGCGACGAGGAAGACATTGCCGTTGAACGGGAAAGACTCAAACGAGAGCTGGTAGAAGTCAGACGACTTGAGCGAACCCTGAATCAACTGGTAATCAAG GCGAAAGAAGCCGAGGGTAGGGTCCCACGGGCAGCTAAGCAGTGTCGTTGTAGGAGAGGAAGAAGAG GGCCCAGGGGTCCACAGGGACCAAGAGGAAAAAGAG GTGCAAAAGGGGAGAGAGGAGAGCCTTGTAAACACCAACAAAATGATGCCATTTTAAGAG aATTTAGTTCCcaaacaaatatg TCCCCATCTCTGGCACACATTGAAGGTTATGGCGAAGAGATAAAACCCAAATCAGGTAGTAAAAAAT TTCATCACATCACAAACTGGAAAACAAGTCTTATCACAGGAAAAATGAGATTTATTCGTGAAGGCGTCTTGCTGGTTGGCACCTCTGGGTACTATTGGGTTTACTCACAGATGTACTACTATGATAGTATGACAAGATACATGAGCCATGATGTGTACATCAATGAAGAATCAAAGCTAAGGAGTATAAGTGCTGTACCGAAAGGCCCCTTTCGCAAGTTTAACACTAATTTTAATGGTGGGGTGTTTTTCCTTGAAGCTGGTGACAGAATAAGTATCAGAGTTCCCTTTAGTAGATATCTGTTTATGTACAGCAACACAAGCTACTTTGGCGCTATTCTTTTATTTCCTGCTACATCGGCAACCACAACTACTAGTAACAGACCTATCAGGCCTACACAATCAAGACAGAAATAG